One Plasmodium malariae genome assembly, chromosome: 3 genomic window, aaaaaaaaattagaaagaACAATTCAAAAGAACGATTCAAAAGAACGATCCAAAAGAACAATCAAAACAAacagttaaaaaaatacctcAAGAGAAAAAAATCGTTTATTTGAACAAAACGTTATACAATAAATCGCCTATTTTTACTAGTTGAAACAGAATGGGGGCCCGCATATATGCATGCGTGTGATTAATTtgtgtacgtatgtgtatatttaactatatatacttgcacagcatatacatacatacaaaactatatatgtttgtatgtacggttgtatgtatgtatgataTAGATCTATGCAAGCTTATCCGCTGGTTTGCTTCCTTATGTACAACCTTCCTTTTTGACGGACTGCATTCGTTAAACGCACCTGGGGTACATCtgtaaaaagtaataattgCTGGTGAAACGTGAGCACTGCTTACTCATTTGCATGCACAGTTTTGCcatcaaatatatacatatatagatacacgtacatatatagatacacgtacatatatagatacacgtacatatatatatatatatatctatgtttatatacccatttattttatttattcgcTTATTCATTTACAAATAAGCACAAGTCATGCATGgataacaatttttatgaacCTGAATCCAAACAGACGAAGTGATAAATGCGCTAACGTAAAAATAGAGGAAAAACTTTTACACTAAATGACGTTATTATATAAGACAAGATACGTTCCTGAAAGTGCTCAAACAGATTTAGAGTTCTTCCACCGTCTCTCCGTATTCCTTTGCCTCTGCCTCTGCCTCTtcatatccttttttttttttttttttttttttatacattatatatgcGTTTCagttatactttttttttttagtagaGTCAATAACCCTTCGATGATACGTCATTCCTTTAACGCTTTTTTCCTTTACCGTCCTTATCACACtgcattttttcttaaatattgATGCTGTGTATGTATTGTTCTCCATTTTGCAATTCTTTCAGTTAATCTTATGTCCGTTTAGTGCAGCTTTGTACAATTTGTCGTTGTTACCCTCCTTTTCTCatcatttcttttcttcacTCATTACTTCTTTTATCGGAATCCATCTTTCCCGCCCCCACCCCCTCTCCTTTTTACATCTGCCACCCACCAAATTTAATGAACAAGTCAAAGGAAATATTCTATGATAAGGAGAAGAAATTCTTCCTTTATTTGATGGTATACGTGAGCAGGTTTTTTATGAACGATGAGGAAATAGTAATATTCGATCTGTTTGTCAATAATGAATGtctatatttagaaaaagatttaattaataatattaatatgaacGAGCAGAAAATAAGAAGCATTTTaactaaatttttaaaggacaaatttattatccaagtacaaaaaaataaaaataatgaaaagggAAGCTCCTATCAGACTTATTATTGTCTGAAcaattatattgtatatgtTATTGACTACAGAATAAAGCAAATGGAAAGTGAgctccaaaaaaaaaaaagcgagagcgatatatacatttgtaatttttgtaatGCTACATATTCACAACTGGATGCTCAGACACTTCCCCTGGATGCATACGACGCGCACTTCCTATGCTTCTGCAATAACAAAATAGATTTAATAGTAAGTTTACCATGTGCCTCAACGGGGCAATAAAAAGTGGACGGGGGAGGGGAGCTAAATCAACGCAAAATTACGCGCAcacgtataaatatacatatacgtacacatgTACACACTCTTACAATGTGTGCAAGTGGGAGATTACTTAATGAATGCATATTGCGCataatacatgtacatgtatacatgtgtatatgcatataaatgtatatatacatagtatatatgaacatacattgtgaagaaaaaaaataggctACTTCCACAAGTTATGTACGAAACCCTTACCTAATGCTGCCTTTTGTTTTCACTCGAGCAATAAGAAGCTTGGAGTGACTGTTCATAAAATGGCAAAAAAGGCATTCCTGTGTGCGTCTGcgcatatgtatgcatgtacgtgtatgtatgtacttgtatatatgtacttgtatatatgtacttgtatgtgttgcacatgtatatgtgtactcGTATGTGttgcacatgtatatgtgtactcGTATGTGTTTcacaagtatatatgtacttgtatGTGTGCTCATGTGCGTATAAGCGCGTGGACGAATCGCTTAATTTATCAAGTAGCCAAACAGGAAAGGAATCGAACTACCAATCATTTTGTCTGTTTGGTAGTTACAACTCTTTACTTggcaaaatttattttgttaaaaaggattattagtattttttCCGTTTGCTCCCACCTCCTTATGCCACTCCTGCTCAGCTTGTTACTAATCAACATTTTGCGCgctttcattttattatttttttttatttattttttatatactgtATGTTACTTTGTTTTGCTTTGCTTTTTACgctttactttttattttatttttttttttttatttttgaactttataattttttttttaaaaaaaatgcaggAAAAGGACGACAGCAGCAACGAGCacatgtataataaatacacGAAATACTTAAACATCTTAAAGGAGCATATAGAAAAGCTAAAGAACTATTCCATACCGTTGTATACAGAAAAATTTAGTAGAAAGAATTTGAATTCATCCAACTCGTTTGTAACAGATAATTCTTCAGACGAGTCGGCTACAAACAATTCTTCGGAGCTGTCCTTGACCAATAACTCTTCCTTGATTTCTCAAAGTAGGCCAATGAGATGTCAGAAAGAgattaaacaaataaacgaGGAAAAGCACGATAAGATGAATGTGCAAATGTACATAGTGCATTGTGTTATACACCCGACGTACGTGGACTTAAAGATTATTGTTAAATGTTTAACGCATCTAGGCCATAtgcaaatatgtatgtatgttttgCATTTACATATGTTCGTTTGCACACACGTATGTTCAAATGCATGTACGCATGCACATATTCACGTGCTGTTCATTTTTCGTTTACCTTCCCATTTTGTGCACACCAGATCAAGCAAAACAAATTGTCGAAAATGGTAAGagcaaaaaagaagaaacgTACACAGACACATGCAGCAGTGTCATAAAAAcagacaaaaaaataaaaatttgcatGAATGTGCAaggtaaaaataacataaaaaaattgccaAATGCggattttacaaaaatggtAATTACTCCAAAGAAtgatgaaaaagaagaaaatgcaATTGATAAGAATAAAGagataagtaaaaataaaaatgataatattgtTGAGGAATctaaatgtgaaaaaaataaagatgatAAACAACAAACGGATGAACCGGAGTtaccccttttttttatacaaaaatttaataaaaaatttacccTAATCAGTAAGCAAATTTTATATCAAGCATTTTGTAAAAGCGATGTTaagaatatatgtacatctATTTCTTTTGCCTCTCCCTCGCCATTGTGGCTGCTTTGTAACTGCACTGTAACTGTACTGTAACTACATTTTAACTGCATTTTAACTACATTTTAACTAAATTTtaactaaattttttttaaagacgCCCAAAAACTACAACAAGACATGACGCAAGAAGAATTTGAAGAATTTATGGATTTGCAAGACGAATACTTAGATAAAATATGAGATTAACATGATTAAGTTATAGAGAAGCTGAACGATGAAATTACGCAGATGAGGGGCCACACGCATAgctatgtttgtatatatatatataatatgagcatatacacgtatgtatatatgtatatacttacatGTGCGGGATCCTCCGACATAGAAAGCCTACAGCCGCACAAACGCAAATGCCAGAACTACATTAAAAGTTCTTACtctgaaatattaaaagaaaaaaaaaaacaaacaacaAATAGAAAGTAATGAAGACACCCTTTCGGAAAACTCCGTCCAGACGAACAGTAGTCGGGagaaagaagtaaaaaactGTTATAGGAATTGCCGCCGTGATATTGTTAACTTAAAACGAACCACTCGTCTAGCTTCTCATTATGAATTTTGTGCATATGGACTACGCACCATTTGTCAGTATATGGGTTGACCAAGGTAGAAACcgtatacgcatatatatatacgtatatatgttctCCTTGCCACTTTAGTTCTTTAATAATTTCACattaattaatttgttttatatatatatatatatatataacaacaaTTATGTTTACGAAATtgtatcataatttttatatttttatttgatttattttttatttttttatttgacttttttttttactgtgcccatttaatatttatgtacggtttctttttgtcattttattagaattttttttttttctcctgctgcaaaataattaacgtgctttattactttaatttttttttttttttctcttttttcaaCGACTCTTTTCGTAGTTCACTGTGCTTTATTAATTCTAAGAACTGctgttcttttatttaaaattttgaaaatcgGCACTCGAACAAAACggacatatgtataaatatttatatgtatgtatttgtgtatatgCCTATTTACTATTTGCATAATTGCGTATATGACTATTTACTATTTGCATAATTGCGTATATGACTATTTACCATTTACATATTTGCGTATATGCCTATTTATCTActtgtatatttgtttattttattttattttatattttttttttttttttttttttttttttactctcGCGTTCGAGCTCTCGAGCGCTCCAGCAAATTTCAGTGCATTCGTCTGCCGTGTAGCAAATAACGGTGTACCCCTTTttgatgtttttttatttctttatttttaaattcaaatGATTGTACATTTCacttttgttcattttgtttatcaACTTTTAACTTgtagtaaatattttatttctgaCCATTTTATTTCCTGTGGTCActcataatattaaaaaaaaataataaaactcCAAGAAAAGGGGCAACTAGCCAAAGTGAACAACGTTTATTGTAcctctttctttctttttttttttttttttttttttttttttgttaggAAAGAGGAAGGAGTAACTCATCtacttttataattcatGTGAGTTTGTAAGTAGCAACGCCACTTTCCTTTGTTTAGTTGCTCCACGGACAAGTGCACATATATGCGTTTGGTtgtttgtatatttgtaCGTTTGTTTGTCTGTATGTATGTCTGTACGTTTGTATGTCCGCACgtttatacgtacatacgaacagcttcaaaaataattgatAATCCTTTTGCACACTTGAGTAATCATATGTTAATGGTATCACCTCCTTGTGCTCTACTCGATCATTTCTAAGGCACTTTGTGTGTTTGTATggtacacacacacacacacacaaatacatacatCTTCGCTGTTTCGCTTCAAGATGAAGAAAGATCATGTTAGAAAAGACGAATGGGAAAAGAAAGAGAATAAAGAAAAGTGGAACTCACATATCTCTATCTCATCAGAgaatacaacaaaaaaaaggaaaagtaaAACAGAAGGAGGCAATACCAATAAAATTAGTAGTCGTAGTAACAGTAGTAATActaatagaaataataattacaatacCTATAACATTAACAATAGACATAACGCTAATGGAATTGTCAATGATACGAACAGTGGCTATGATGAACCGCTGCTGTTTGATTTCTTGACAaaggaaaattatgaacagtacaacaattttgtaaatttctgtgaaattaatttttcgGGCATAGATTTGAAGGACGTAAACGACACTGTTGACCATTTGAGGAGGGGCAATAACGTGTACCTTTCGAATTATGTAAGCAGTTCAAgtgaagaggaagaagaaacTGGAGCAGCAGTGGGGGTAGAGGCCGGAGCAGCAGTGGGGGTAGAGGCCGGAGCAGAAGCGGGGGTAGAGGCCGGAGTAGAAGCGGGGGTAGACGCATCTTCCAGGgtgagaagaaaaaaaggagcgTACAGGAAAAACCTGAAgctaattaatataaagcGGAGCAAAAGAGCAAGAGTGAATATgataatcataaaaaaaaagttttacaaTAGGAGGAGGGATAGCAGTAATGATGATGAAGGAAAGGCAGAGGgaggaaaaacaaatacaGTCATCATATCACCCTTCTTTATGCCTGTGGGAACAAAATGCTGTATCAAAGGACTAATAGCAGAAGAagtagaaaatatatgtaattacattatattaagCAATACATATCatttatcaaatatatatgatatgtccatttttaaaaataataaggacattaacaattttataagATTTCCAAATGCGATTCTGACCGATTCAGGTGGTTTCCAAATGGTGTCCTTAAGTAAAAGGATAAAGATACTGGAGGAGGGCATACTGTTCAATAACATATATGATAGCTCGataataaggaaaaacaTAAGTGTGGACACAGGCAAGAGTACAAACGTGGACATACACATAGACAGCCACATAGACAACCACATTGACGGCAACATTGACGACCACATTGAGGACCATGTGAATACTAACGTGGATTCTATCTACCCTGGGGGGGATGCCAGTGATAGAGGTACAAGTAAGAAGAACATGCCTGGGAAGGAACAACCAAAATACAGGGGAAAAACGGCCAATAAGGATGGACACATAACTGAAATAATGGAAGAGCAAAAAAACAAGGGGGGTAAAAATgcaaaggaaaaatatttaaatattggtgaggata contains:
- the PmUG01_03023800 gene encoding transcription initiation factor IIE subunit alpha, putative: MNKSKEIFYDKEKKFFLYLMVYVSRFFMNDEEIVIFDLFVNNECLYLEKDLINNINMNEQKIRSILTKFLKDKFIIQVQKNKNNEKGSSYQTYYCLNNYIVYVIDYRIKQMESELQKKKSESDIYICNFCNATYSQLDAQTLPLDAYDAHFLCFCNNKIDLIEKDDSSNEHMYNKYTKYLNILKEHIEKLKNYSIPLYTEKFSRKNLNSSNSFVTDNSSDESATNNSSELSLTNNSSLISQNQAKQIVENGKSKKEETYTDTCSSVIKTDKKIKICMNVQGKNNIKKLPNADFTKMVITPKNDEKEENAIDKNKEISKNKNDNIVEESKCEKNKDDKQQTDEPELPLFFIQKFNKKFTLINAQKLQQDMTQEEFEEFMDLQDEYLDKI
- the PmUG01_03023900 gene encoding queuine tRNA-ribosyltransferase, putative — translated: MKKDHVRKDEWEKKENKEKWNSHISISSENTTKKRKSKTEGGNTNKISSRSNSSNTNRNNNYNTYNINNRHNANGIVNDTNSGYDEPLLFDFLTKENYEQYNNFVNFCEINFSGIDLKDVNDTVDHLRRGNNVYLSNYVSSSSEEEEETGAAVGVEAGAAVGVEAGAEAGVEAGVEAGVDASSRVRRKKGAYRKNLKLINIKRSKRARVNMIIIKKKFYNRRRDSSNDDEGKAEGGKTNTVIISPFFMPVGTKCCIKGLIAEEVENICNYIILSNTYHLSNIYDMSIFKNNKDINNFIRFPNAILTDSGGFQMVSLSKRIKILEEGILFNNIYDSSIIRKNISVDTGKSTNVDIHIDSHIDNHIDGNIDDHIEDHVNTNVDSIYPGGDASDRGTSKKNMPGKEQPKYRGKTANKDGHITEIMEEQKNKGGKNAKEKYLNIGEDILLSPELSIKLQNQIGSDIIMALDDVRSATEMDINKIEEATCRTNRWLKRCIDSHKRKEEQTLFGIIQGGLHISLRNKSMEFIIKQKLNGYAVGGLCGGEKKKKFIEIINHCSNEKNKKYNYLPVNKCRYIMGIGYIIDILFCSLFGYDMYDCVYPSRTARFNTALSFDGTIKLKLSKYKYDFTPIVKHCSCYVCKKYTKSSIHLLISKKNPIVNILLTIHNLYFTLHFCYLMRVSIFVDKIDQFVTTVLYNNFVIGYKNGNYKIPDNDKVDLTCKMASCATHAKQKPVHSNPIVDPIPVNDSNASFAHITSVVLPYQGEAKHMEVDEEAGEVKSKQTANNNTADIPSGICEEEMVNIRWDGEINVRRHSTILQDSSTSRMLSMCRKEKMINELKEHLPYWALEALQHADIELKF